A single genomic interval of Methyloceanibacter caenitepidi harbors:
- a CDS encoding SDR family oxidoreductase, with amino-acid sequence MSNIEGKVVAITGASSGIGESAARHLAKKGARVVLGARRTDKLEKIVKEIRAEGGTAEFRPLDVTSRESVDDFVQFAEKTFGKLDVVVNNAGLMPLSPLEALKVDEWDRMVDVNIKGVLYGIAAGLPIMKRQGHGQFINISSVAGHKVFPSGAVYCGTKFAVNAISEGLRAENADIRVTVVSPGATESELADTITHGETRAMIDQLRELAIPAQAIADAIGFAIEQPDNVDVNEIIVRPTAQPL; translated from the coding sequence ATGTCGAACATCGAAGGAAAAGTCGTCGCCATCACCGGTGCGAGCAGCGGGATCGGCGAATCCGCGGCCAGACATCTGGCCAAGAAGGGCGCGCGCGTCGTCCTGGGCGCACGGCGCACTGACAAGCTCGAGAAGATTGTCAAAGAAATCCGCGCAGAGGGCGGCACGGCGGAGTTCCGGCCGCTCGACGTGACCAGCCGCGAGAGCGTCGATGACTTCGTGCAATTCGCCGAAAAGACGTTCGGCAAGCTGGACGTCGTCGTCAACAACGCCGGGCTCATGCCTCTGTCGCCCCTGGAGGCACTCAAAGTGGACGAATGGGACCGGATGGTCGACGTCAATATCAAGGGCGTGCTCTACGGCATCGCCGCAGGTCTGCCGATCATGAAGCGCCAAGGCCACGGACAATTCATCAACATCTCGTCCGTCGCGGGCCACAAGGTCTTCCCTTCTGGCGCCGTCTATTGCGGGACGAAGTTTGCCGTGAATGCCATTTCCGAAGGTTTGCGCGCGGAGAACGCAGACATCCGCGTGACCGTGGTCTCACCCGGCGCGACGGAGTCCGAGCTTGCGGACACCATTACCCATGGTGAGACGAGAGCAATGATCGACCAGCTCCGCGAGCTTGCCATTCCGGCTCAGGCGATCGCGGATGCGATCGGCTTTGCCATCGAGCAACCTGACAACGTCGACGTGAACGAAATCATCGTTCGCCCCACGGCGCAGCCGCTCTAG
- a CDS encoding 6-pyruvoyl trahydropterin synthase family protein: protein MRIYKEFFFEAAHFLPSAPPGHPNARVHGHSFRARITVDGQPDEETGIIIHFGELEAAVQDAKDALDHRMLNEIEGLAAPTLERIAMWLWDRLHNRLPGLVEVVVARDSCHEGCVYHGPPMRLAAE, encoded by the coding sequence ATGCGAATTTATAAAGAGTTCTTCTTCGAGGCGGCGCATTTCCTGCCGTCGGCCCCACCCGGCCATCCCAATGCCCGGGTGCATGGGCACTCTTTCCGTGCGCGCATCACCGTGGACGGTCAGCCCGACGAAGAGACCGGCATCATCATTCATTTCGGTGAGCTGGAAGCGGCGGTCCAGGATGCGAAGGATGCGCTCGATCATCGTATGCTGAACGAGATCGAGGGCTTGGCCGCGCCGACTTTGGAGCGGATCGCTATGTGGCTCTGGGACCGGCTGCACAACCGCCTTCCGGGGCTTGTGGAGGTCGTCGTGGCGCGCGACTCCTGCCACGAGGGCTGCGTTTATCACGGGCCGCCCATGCGGCTGGCAGCCGAGTAG
- the queC gene encoding 7-cyano-7-deazaguanine synthase QueC has product MASPPADEPAGALVLFSGGQDSTTCLGQALDRYARVETVGFNYGQRHGVELECRSRVRAAIAEGFPDWGARLGPDHMIDISSFGAIGDTALTSGAEIVMTESGLPSTFVPGRNLVFFIYAAALGYRRGLNVLVGGMCETDYSGYPDCRDETLKALQTAIRLGTEIPFSIETPLMWLSKAETWALADTLGGSAFVDLIREETHTCYKGDRATKHDWGFGCGTCPACDLRAKGYREWREMAQAG; this is encoded by the coding sequence ATGGCATCACCCCCCGCAGACGAACCGGCCGGCGCGCTGGTCCTGTTCTCCGGCGGACAGGATTCCACGACCTGTCTGGGTCAAGCTCTGGACCGCTACGCCCGCGTCGAGACGGTCGGCTTCAACTACGGCCAGCGCCACGGGGTGGAACTCGAGTGCCGAAGCCGCGTGCGCGCGGCCATCGCCGAGGGCTTTCCCGACTGGGGTGCGCGGCTCGGCCCGGATCACATGATCGATATCTCCAGCTTTGGCGCCATCGGCGATACGGCGCTGACGTCCGGCGCCGAGATCGTCATGACGGAGTCCGGCCTGCCGTCGACCTTCGTTCCGGGGCGAAACCTTGTGTTCTTCATCTACGCGGCGGCACTCGGCTATCGTCGGGGTCTGAATGTGCTGGTCGGCGGCATGTGCGAAACGGACTATTCCGGCTATCCGGATTGCCGGGACGAAACACTGAAGGCCCTTCAGACGGCGATCCGCTTGGGCACGGAGATCCCCTTTTCCATCGAAACACCGCTGATGTGGCTGTCGAAGGCTGAGACCTGGGCGCTTGCGGACACGCTCGGCGGTAGCGCGTTTGTCGATCTCATCCGGGAGGAGACCCACACCTGCTACAAGGGCGACCGCGCCACGAAGCACGATTGGGGCTTTGGCTGCGGGACATGCCCGGCCTGCGATCTGCGCGCCAAGGGCTACCGTGAATGGCGCGAGATGGCGCAGGCCGGATAG
- a CDS encoding FtsB family cell division protein, translated as MRFRAFIFPLLALGAGGYFGYHLQNGDHGLAAKTDLQRRAAVLEGELEGLREVRLRIERDVALLEPDSLDPDMLDERARAILNLAHPSDLVMMNRRPPDPTGPLIKR; from the coding sequence ATGCGGTTCAGGGCGTTCATATTCCCGCTTCTGGCTTTGGGGGCGGGCGGCTATTTCGGCTACCATCTGCAAAATGGCGATCATGGGCTGGCGGCGAAGACCGACCTGCAGCGCCGTGCTGCCGTCTTGGAAGGAGAGCTCGAAGGGCTGCGCGAGGTCCGGCTGCGGATCGAGCGGGACGTAGCACTTTTGGAGCCCGACAGTCTCGATCCCGACATGCTGGATGAGCGGGCGCGGGCCATTCTGAACCTGGCCCACCCGAGCGACCTCGTCATGATGAACCGGCGGCCGCCCGATCCCACGGGCCCGCTGATCAAGCGCTGA
- a CDS encoding AraC family transcriptional regulator: MSAHPSQLASLIDRFAKTDGIHETAVPRLSLIRCSRPTLPLHAVYEPAVCIIAQGSKQAILGDAVYVYDQNKYLVISVGVPVVGQITEASDAEPYLCVKFDLDIATLGMLLLDTRPGPDSGEPAPALGLSKVTPELTDAAVRLLRLLETPPDIPILAPLFERELLFRLLQGDQAAKLREIALGDTRLQQVGRAIDYIKRNYREPFRVEDLAGLARMSASALHSHFKAVTAMSPLQYQKQMRLQEARRLMLQGLCDAAAASHSVGYSSPSQFSREYRRLFGLPPQRDIARLKEVPGGFVSA, translated from the coding sequence ATGAGCGCGCACCCGTCGCAACTCGCCAGCCTCATTGACCGATTCGCCAAGACGGACGGTATCCACGAAACGGCCGTCCCCCGGCTGTCCCTAATCCGGTGCTCGCGTCCCACGTTGCCCTTGCATGCGGTCTACGAGCCTGCGGTCTGCATCATTGCTCAGGGAAGCAAGCAGGCCATTCTGGGCGACGCCGTCTATGTCTACGACCAAAACAAGTATCTCGTGATTTCGGTCGGTGTCCCCGTGGTCGGCCAGATCACCGAAGCGTCCGACGCGGAACCCTATCTTTGCGTCAAGTTCGATCTGGACATTGCGACGCTCGGCATGCTGCTGCTCGATACGCGTCCCGGTCCGGACAGTGGGGAGCCTGCCCCGGCGCTTGGTCTCAGCAAGGTCACACCTGAGTTGACGGATGCGGCAGTCCGCCTCCTTCGCCTGCTCGAAACACCTCCAGACATTCCGATCTTGGCGCCGCTGTTCGAACGCGAGTTGCTATTCCGGTTGCTGCAAGGCGATCAGGCGGCGAAGCTTCGTGAGATTGCGCTGGGCGACACCCGGCTGCAGCAGGTCGGCCGCGCAATCGATTACATCAAGCGCAATTATCGCGAGCCGTTCCGGGTAGAGGATTTGGCTGGCTTGGCCCGGATGAGCGCGTCGGCTCTCCACAGTCACTTCAAGGCCGTGACAGCCATGAGCCCGCTGCAATATCAGAAGCAGATGCGGCTCCAGGAAGCGCGGCGGCTGATGCTCCAAGGCCTGTGCGATGCCGCGGCCGCGAGCCATAGCGTCGGTTATTCGAGCCCCTCGCAGTTCAGCCGTGAGTATCGCCGCCTGTTCGGCCTGCCCCCGCAGCGCGATATCGCCCGCCTGAAAGAGGTCCCAGGCGGGTTCGTTTCGGCCTGA
- the queE gene encoding 7-carboxy-7-deazaguanine synthase yields the protein MYAVKEIFYTLQGEGVQAGRPAVFCRFAGCNLWSGREKDREDAVCRFCDTEFVGTDGPGGGRFETAEDLVQACRAAWKGNSGAPEFVVLTGGEPMLQVDVPLIDAFHEAGFETAIETNGTLPVLDDIDWICVSPKAGAPIRQRSGDELKLVYPQPEIKPEDMLGLSFTHFLLQPLDDQSGGASNLEAAVDYCLRHPHWRLSLQTHKILGLP from the coding sequence ATGTATGCGGTCAAGGAAATCTTCTACACGCTGCAGGGCGAAGGCGTGCAGGCCGGTAGACCGGCCGTTTTCTGCCGTTTTGCCGGCTGCAATCTTTGGTCCGGGCGTGAAAAAGACCGCGAAGACGCCGTTTGCCGTTTCTGCGATACCGAATTCGTTGGGACCGACGGGCCCGGCGGCGGCCGGTTCGAAACGGCGGAGGACCTGGTCCAAGCGTGCCGGGCAGCCTGGAAAGGCAACTCAGGGGCCCCCGAGTTTGTGGTCCTGACCGGCGGCGAGCCGATGCTGCAGGTCGATGTGCCCTTGATCGACGCATTCCACGAAGCCGGTTTCGAGACCGCCATCGAGACGAACGGGACCCTTCCCGTCCTGGACGATATCGATTGGATCTGCGTCAGCCCGAAGGCAGGGGCTCCGATCCGGCAGCGATCGGGCGATGAGTTAAAGCTTGTCTATCCGCAGCCGGAGATAAAGCCGGAGGACATGCTTGGTCTCTCCTTCACGCATTTCCTGTTGCAGCCTCTCGACGACCAGTCGGGCGGGGCGTCGAATCTGGAAGCCGCGGTCGACTACTGCCTCAGACATCCACATTGGCGTTTGAGCCTACAAACCCATAAAATCCTAGGATTGCCCTAG
- the eno gene encoding phosphopyruvate hydratase, with the protein MAAIATIVGREILDSRGNPTVEVDVVLEDGHHGRAAVPSGASTGAHEAHELRDGGSRYGGKGVLKAVEAVNGEIRKALDGFDAEDQRGLDQLLRDLDGTENKSRLGANAILGVSLAAAKAAANANDKPLYAFLGGEDATLLPVPMMNIVNGGMHADNPIDFQEFMIVPVGAPSIAESVRMGAEVFHTLKKGLHDAGFGTAVGDEGGFAPNIESTRAALDFVMKAIETAGYHPGKDMYLALDVAATEFFKDGQYVLAGENRTLSSGEMAAYLADLVSNYPIFSIEDGMSEDDWDGWRTLTEAIGDRVQLVGDDLFVTNVTRLKEGIDKHIANAILIKVNQIGTLSETLDAVNMAHDANYNAVMSHRSGETEDATIADLAVATNCGQIKTGSLARSDRVAKYNQLIRIEEELGPKARYAGTSILKA; encoded by the coding sequence ATGGCAGCCATCGCCACTATCGTCGGCAGGGAAATCCTTGATAGCCGCGGCAACCCGACCGTTGAGGTCGATGTTGTTCTGGAGGACGGTCATCACGGCCGGGCCGCCGTGCCGTCCGGCGCATCGACCGGCGCCCACGAAGCCCATGAGCTGCGCGACGGCGGGTCCCGCTATGGCGGCAAGGGCGTCCTGAAGGCCGTCGAGGCGGTCAACGGCGAAATCCGTAAGGCGCTGGACGGCTTCGACGCGGAAGACCAGCGCGGTCTCGATCAGCTCTTGCGCGACCTCGACGGGACCGAGAACAAGAGCCGGCTCGGCGCCAATGCCATTCTCGGCGTTTCCCTGGCGGCCGCGAAGGCCGCGGCGAACGCCAACGACAAGCCGCTCTACGCCTTCTTGGGCGGGGAAGACGCGACGCTTCTGCCCGTGCCGATGATGAACATCGTCAATGGCGGCATGCACGCGGACAATCCCATCGACTTTCAGGAATTCATGATCGTCCCCGTCGGCGCGCCCAGCATCGCCGAGTCCGTCCGCATGGGTGCCGAGGTGTTCCACACGCTGAAGAAGGGCCTTCACGACGCGGGCTTCGGCACCGCCGTGGGCGACGAGGGCGGCTTCGCGCCCAATATCGAATCCACGCGCGCCGCGCTCGACTTCGTCATGAAGGCGATCGAAACCGCCGGCTACCATCCGGGCAAGGACATGTACCTCGCCCTCGATGTGGCGGCGACCGAGTTCTTCAAGGACGGGCAATACGTGCTGGCGGGCGAGAACCGCACGCTCTCGTCCGGGGAGATGGCGGCCTATCTCGCCGACCTTGTCTCCAACTATCCGATCTTCTCCATCGAGGACGGCATGTCGGAGGACGATTGGGACGGCTGGCGCACGCTGACCGAAGCGATTGGCGACCGCGTCCAACTCGTGGGCGACGATCTATTCGTGACGAACGTGACGCGCCTCAAAGAGGGGATCGACAAACACATCGCCAACGCCATCCTCATCAAGGTCAACCAGATCGGCACGCTGTCCGAGACGCTGGACGCAGTGAATATGGCGCACGATGCGAACTACAATGCCGTCATGTCGCACCGGTCCGGCGAAACCGAGGACGCGACGATCGCCGATCTCGCCGTCGCCACCAATTGCGGGCAAATCAAGACGGGGTCGCTCGCCCGTTCCGACCGGGTCGCCAAGTACAACCAGCTCATCCGCATCGAGGAAGAACTCGGCCCCAAGGCACGTTATGCCGGGACCTCGATCCTGAAAGCGTGA